CGCTGGACGGCGCTGGGCATCCCCATCCTCGAGCTGCACGAGCGGCGCGATCTGGCCGCGGACGAGATCATCGCCAGCATCGCCGCGGAGGGGGAGGCACCGGCCAGCGAACCCACGGACGAACCCGTCAAGGAGCGCGTATGAGAGTCGCGGCCGTGCTGGCCTGGAGCGCGTTGAAGGAAGCGCTGCGGGACCGTCTGCTCTACTCGCTGCTCGGCCTCGGCGCCCTGCTGCTCACCGTGTTGGCCTTCATGGCGCCGCTCACCCTGGGCGCGCGCGACAAGACCTTCAGCGACGTCGCCCTGGCCTGGATCCACGCCTCGGGCCTGCTGGCGATGCTGGTGCTCGGCGCCTGGAGCCTGCACCGCGAACAGGAGCGGGGGATCTGGCTGGGCATCCTGACGCGCCCCGTCTCGCGGCAGGAGTACCTCATCGGCCGCGTGATGGGCCTCCTCGGCGTGCTCGCGCTCATGGTCGGCGGCGCCGCGCTCGTCTACCTGCTCGTGGCCTGGGCCACCGGCGTGCCGCCCGTGGGGCATCTCGCCGTGGGACTGCTCTACATCGTGATGGAGATGTCCCTGCTGGCGGGGATGGTGCTGCTCTTCTCCACCTTCACCGGACTGGTGATGACGCTCTTTCTCGCGCTGGCCATGTTCGCCGCGGGCCACCTGTCCGCGGACCTGCTGCGCTTCGCGGAGCTGTCGCACAGCGCCGTGATCAAGGGCGTGGCCCTGGGCGCCCACTGGGTGCTGCCGCATCTGGAGCTCTACCGGGTGCGTCACGATCTCGTCGCCGGCGTGGCGCCCGCGCCCGACGCGATCCTCGGCGCGCTCGGCTACACGCTCCTCTACTTCACGGCCTTGGTGGGCGGGGCGGCCGCCATCTTCAGCCGCCGCGAGATCCGCTGATGCGGAAGGAGCCGGTCTTCCTGGCGCTGAGCGCGCTGCTGATCGTGGTGGCCCAGCTCAGTCAGCCCTGGCCCGCCGTGCGGCGCCAGGCGCCGCATCGTGCCCTCGAGTCCGTCATGATGGGCAGCGAGGCCGTGCTCGTGGACTACTACTGGTTCGACCTGCTCCAGTACTTCGGCGGCTACCGGATGGGAGAGCACGACCTCGCGGGCTTCAACCTGCGCGTCGAGCGGCTGCTGGGACTGGATCCGAACTTCCACCGGGCGACCCTTTTTGCCGCCGTGATCCGCGCCACGGACATGGGCGATCCGGCCGGCGCCGTTCGCTGGCTGGCCTACGCGGAGCGCGCCAACCCGGGCACCTGGTACTACCCCTACGAGCAGGGATTCATGCAGTACCTGTGGCTGGAAAACTACCAGGCCGCAAAGTCCGCCTTCGAGCGGGCCGGGCGCTGCCCAGGGGTGGCGCCGGCCTGGCGCCATTTCGTCGCCCGCATCTCGGAGCTGGGCGGCGATCCCCGCGTGGCGCGGGAGATGTGGCTGGAAGTGGCCGCCACGGCGGAACATCCGTCCGTGCGCGAAGCCGCGCTCGAGAACGTGCGGCGGCTGGAAGCAATCCTGCATAAGCAGGGTCAGGAGCGCCTGACCACGCCATCGGCGGCGCCCTCCTGAGGAAGGATGGCACATGGCTTGCTGTCGTGAGATCGCACCCGGAGTCCGGCGTGGTTGGCGCAATGCCCGCCTTCGCGCGCCCCAGGAGGTGAAATGAAGCTGCCTTTCAAGAAGGAGAGCGACCATGTGGTCGCGCTCGACATCGGCAGCCGACTCGTGAAGGTGGTGGAGATCGGCCGCAACGAAGGCCGTCCCACCCTGCTGCGCTTCGGCACGGCCCATGTGTCCCCCGACGCGGTGGTGGAGGGTGAGATCATGGACCGCGACCTGCTGCTCGCGGCCATCGAGGCCGCCTTCGAGGCCGCCGAGATCAAGAAGGACAAGGTGGTCACGGCCGTCTCGAGCCGCTCGGTCATCGTCAAGCGCCTGCTCATGGATCGCATGACCACCGAGGAGGCGCGCGCGCTGATCGAGATGGAGGCGTCGAGCCACATCCCCTTCGACATCGAGGACGTGAGCCTGGACTTCCAGGTGCTCGAGCCCAACGCCGGCGACGGCAAGATGGAGGTGCTCCTGGTGGCCGCCAAGCGCGAGGTCATCTACGAGCATCTCTCGCTGCTGCGCGAGGCGGGGCTGACGCCCACGGTGATCGACGTGGACACCTTCGCCATCCAGAACCTGCACGAGGGCGTGGGCGGCGAGGAGCCGCTGGCGACCCTGGTGAACGTGGGCTCCGAGGTGACGAACGTCAGCATCGTCCGCGACGGCTTCCCGCTCTTCACGCGGGACTTCAGCGTCGGCTGCGGACAGTACCTGGAAGCGCTGCAGCGCGACCTCGAGATCCCCTACGAAGAGGCCCTGCAGCTCATCAGCACGAACAACGTGGACCGCACGCAGCCGGAGGAGGCGGGGCAGGAGACCATCGCGCGGCTCTCGGAAGAGATCGCCGTGGGTCTCGAGCGCTCGCTGGCCTACCTGCGTTCGGCGGGTGAGGTGGAGGAGCTCAGCGCCGTCTACCTGTCCGGTGGCGGCGGCAACCTGCCGGTCCTGCGCGAGCGCCTCGAAGAGCGCCTGCGCCTGCCGGTCAAGACCGTGGATCCCCTCAGCGCCCTCGAGATCGATCCCGACGTGGAGACCGAGATGCGCGAGCTGGGCCTGCCGGCCCTGCTCGGCGTCGCCGTGGGCCTGGGACTGCGGGAGGTGGTCGCGTGATTCGCATCAACCTGCTGCCCTACGAGGACCGTCCCCGGCCTCGCACCCTGCCGCTGCCCGACCGCGTGTCGCTGATCGTCTACGCGGCGGCGGCGCTGATCGTGGCGGCCGGCGTCTACACCTTCTTCTCCCAGGGCCACACGATGCGCTCGCTGGAGTCGAAGCGGGTGGAGCTGAACGCCGAGCAGGAGCGGCTGGAGCGCCAGACCCGGGCCATCGAGCAGCTCGAGACCCAGAGCGCGCTGCTCAGCGAGCGCCTGGATCTGCTGCGTCAGCTCGAGGTGCACC
Above is a genomic segment from Candidatus Latescibacterota bacterium containing:
- the pilM gene encoding type IV pilus assembly protein PilM, producing MKLPFKKESDHVVALDIGSRLVKVVEIGRNEGRPTLLRFGTAHVSPDAVVEGEIMDRDLLLAAIEAAFEAAEIKKDKVVTAVSSRSVIVKRLLMDRMTTEEARALIEMEASSHIPFDIEDVSLDFQVLEPNAGDGKMEVLLVAAKREVIYEHLSLLREAGLTPTVIDVDTFAIQNLHEGVGGEEPLATLVNVGSEVTNVSIVRDGFPLFTRDFSVGCGQYLEALQRDLEIPYEEALQLISTNNVDRTQPEEAGQETIARLSEEIAVGLERSLAYLRSAGEVEELSAVYLSGGGGNLPVLRERLEERLRLPVKTVDPLSALEIDPDVETEMRELGLPALLGVAVGLGLREVVA
- a CDS encoding ABC transporter permease: MRVAAVLAWSALKEALRDRLLYSLLGLGALLLTVLAFMAPLTLGARDKTFSDVALAWIHASGLLAMLVLGAWSLHREQERGIWLGILTRPVSRQEYLIGRVMGLLGVLALMVGGAALVYLLVAWATGVPPVGHLAVGLLYIVMEMSLLAGMVLLFSTFTGLVMTLFLALAMFAAGHLSADLLRFAELSHSAVIKGVALGAHWVLPHLELYRVRHDLVAGVAPAPDAILGALGYTLLYFTALVGGAAAIFSRREIR